Proteins co-encoded in one Haloarcula sp. DT43 genomic window:
- a CDS encoding DUF7109 family protein, giving the protein MDLPPDELAGVVDLFGSLTRAELVDACGELAFKRGVDADPDAVAAAVDDAVDSYHLVAVDDHAADTDETLFVVGPVAFPVLPDGAADLPHIMDVPARDLARDAVVEAVKSRFREDAVMAVKNDDGDRVETLLDVSYDIEAWENVEMDGLRDRLDDV; this is encoded by the coding sequence ATGGACCTGCCACCGGACGAGCTGGCCGGCGTCGTCGACCTCTTTGGCTCGCTCACCCGGGCGGAACTGGTCGACGCCTGCGGCGAACTCGCCTTCAAGCGGGGCGTCGACGCCGACCCGGACGCGGTCGCGGCGGCCGTCGACGACGCCGTGGACTCGTACCACCTCGTCGCCGTCGACGACCACGCCGCCGACACCGACGAGACGCTGTTCGTCGTCGGCCCGGTCGCGTTCCCGGTCCTACCCGACGGCGCGGCCGACTTGCCCCACATCATGGACGTCCCGGCCCGCGACCTCGCGCGCGACGCCGTCGTCGAGGCCGTCAAGTCGCGCTTCCGGGAGGACGCGGTGATGGCCGTCAAGAACGACGACGGGGACCGCGTCGAGACGTTGCTGGACGTAAGCTACGACATCGAGGCCTGGGAGAACGTCGAGATGGACGGCCTCCGGGACCGTCTGGACGACGTGTAA
- a CDS encoding NUDIX hydrolase: MQFDRVAAHEPVVVDDEPQEAAVIAPVVTRPEGEAVLFTKRADHLSDHPGQMSFPGGGREPEDEDLLRTALREANEEIGLDPMAVNVVGRLDDIRTITRYSVRPFVGRIPDRDYLPSDEEVAEIVTLPVSELTDLDNYESEHRDHPHYGEIRLHFFYVDGYTVWGATARMLVQLLELSTDWRMPPEPDRYMEPDDDLPPSVRDEVE, encoded by the coding sequence ATGCAGTTCGACCGGGTCGCGGCCCACGAGCCAGTCGTCGTGGACGACGAGCCACAGGAGGCCGCCGTCATCGCCCCGGTCGTCACGCGGCCGGAGGGAGAGGCGGTCCTGTTCACGAAACGCGCCGACCACCTGTCGGACCATCCCGGGCAGATGTCGTTTCCAGGGGGCGGCCGCGAGCCCGAGGACGAGGACCTGCTGCGGACGGCGCTGCGGGAGGCGAACGAGGAAATCGGGCTCGACCCGATGGCGGTCAACGTCGTCGGGCGGCTCGACGACATCCGGACCATCACGCGCTACTCCGTCCGGCCGTTCGTCGGGCGGATTCCGGACCGCGACTACCTGCCCTCCGACGAGGAGGTCGCGGAGATAGTCACCCTGCCCGTGTCGGAGCTGACTGACCTGGACAACTACGAGTCCGAGCACCGCGACCACCCCCACTACGGCGAGATTCGGCTCCACTTCTTCTACGTCGACGGCTACACCGTCTGGGGCGCGACGGCGCGGATGCTCGTCCAGTTGCTCGAACTCTCGACCGACTGGCGGATGCCCCCCGAACCCGACCGGTACATGGAGCCGGACGACGACCTCCCACCGAGCGTGCGCGACGAGGTCGAGTGA
- a CDS encoding DUF7559 family protein, protein MPTTLEVVCTDDSCELDMFEMHYTYDMPDDVELAAFSCPYCGGTDCLDEVEL, encoded by the coding sequence ATGCCAACCACACTGGAGGTCGTCTGTACGGACGACAGCTGCGAACTCGACATGTTCGAGATGCACTACACGTACGACATGCCGGACGATGTCGAACTCGCGGCGTTCTCCTGTCCGTACTGCGGCGGGACGGACTGTCTCGACGAAGTGGAACTATGA
- a CDS encoding radical SAM protein, which yields MTAPETLDVTIVDGYVDEPAHFGVPPYISTYPRYAAGALVDAGVPRKQITYHTIDELREDNAVWRDVEDADLLVYVGGMTVPGKYVGGTPAEPDEVRELAWTADGTALMGGPVRFGVGEANEGASETTRDDLDFDFLAMADVEAAVYDLVESGLEGFNDRYRSVEEETRWARAGAFVVEQHPNHPDYLICEMETSRGCPYRCSFCTEPMYGDPDFRPPESVVDEVDALSDRGVKHFRLGRQADILAYGGDGEAPNPDALRRLYGGIREVAPDLETLHLDNMNPITIVKWPEKAREGIRIIAEHNTPGDTAAFGLESADPDVMSDNNLNVTADQCFEAVKIVNEVGGWRPGGDGDPRNGPDTRAASPRARATAPNFGDDAARRLPKLLPGINLVHGLKGETRETFEHNKRFLQRVYDEGLMLRRVNIRQVMAFEGTDMADTGADIAKDHKQLFKQYKREVRETIDNPMLQRVAPPGTVLPDVHLEYHQDGKTFGRQLGTYPLLVGIPGERELGSVVDIAVTDHGYRSVTGVPYPLDLNSASMDELTAIPGIGRSTAGDVVVNRPYESVGDVDVASIERFATAGSREGAD from the coding sequence ATGACTGCCCCCGAGACGCTCGACGTGACCATCGTCGACGGCTACGTCGACGAGCCCGCACACTTCGGGGTGCCGCCGTACATCTCGACGTACCCGCGGTACGCCGCCGGCGCGCTGGTCGACGCCGGCGTCCCTCGCAAACAGATAACGTATCACACTATCGACGAACTCCGCGAGGACAACGCCGTCTGGCGCGACGTGGAGGACGCGGACCTGCTCGTCTACGTCGGCGGGATGACCGTCCCCGGCAAGTACGTCGGCGGGACGCCGGCGGAACCCGACGAGGTGCGCGAACTCGCCTGGACGGCCGACGGGACCGCCCTCATGGGCGGCCCTGTCCGATTCGGCGTCGGCGAGGCCAACGAGGGCGCGAGCGAGACGACGCGCGACGACCTCGATTTCGACTTCCTGGCGATGGCCGACGTGGAGGCCGCGGTGTACGACCTCGTGGAGTCCGGGCTGGAGGGGTTCAACGACCGCTACCGCTCGGTCGAGGAGGAGACCCGCTGGGCCCGTGCCGGCGCGTTCGTCGTCGAACAGCACCCGAACCACCCCGACTACCTCATCTGTGAGATGGAGACCTCCCGGGGCTGCCCGTACCGCTGTTCGTTCTGCACGGAACCGATGTACGGCGACCCGGACTTCCGACCGCCAGAGAGCGTCGTCGACGAGGTCGACGCCCTCTCGGACCGCGGCGTGAAGCACTTCCGGCTGGGCCGGCAGGCCGACATCCTCGCCTACGGCGGCGACGGCGAGGCACCCAATCCCGACGCCCTGCGGCGGCTCTACGGCGGCATCCGCGAGGTGGCCCCGGACCTGGAGACGCTCCACCTCGACAACATGAACCCCATCACGATTGTCAAGTGGCCCGAGAAGGCCCGCGAGGGAATTCGCATCATCGCCGAACACAACACGCCCGGCGACACCGCCGCCTTCGGCCTGGAGTCGGCCGACCCCGACGTGATGAGCGACAACAACCTCAACGTCACCGCCGACCAGTGCTTCGAGGCGGTGAAAATCGTCAACGAAGTGGGCGGGTGGCGACCGGGGGGAGACGGCGACCCGCGTAACGGGCCGGACACGCGAGCGGCATCACCGCGAGCGCGGGCGACCGCCCCCAACTTCGGCGACGACGCCGCCCGCCGGCTCCCGAAGCTGCTCCCCGGAATCAATCTCGTCCACGGGCTGAAAGGCGAGACGCGGGAGACCTTCGAGCACAACAAGCGGTTCCTCCAGCGCGTCTACGACGAGGGGCTGATGCTCCGGCGGGTGAACATCCGCCAGGTGATGGCTTTCGAGGGGACCGACATGGCCGACACCGGCGCGGACATCGCAAAGGACCACAAGCAACTGTTCAAGCAGTACAAGCGCGAAGTCCGGGAGACCATCGACAACCCGATGCTCCAGCGGGTCGCGCCGCCGGGGACGGTGCTGCCCGACGTACACCTGGAGTACCACCAGGACGGCAAGACCTTCGGCCGGCAACTGGGGACCTATCCGCTGCTGGTCGGTATCCCGGGCGAGCGCGAGCTCGGCAGCGTCGTCGACATCGCGGTCACCGACCACGGCTACCGGTCGGTGACCGGGGTCCCGTACCCGCTGGACCTCAACAGCGCGTCGATGGACGAACTCACCGCGATTCCCGGCATCGGCCGGAGCACCGCCGGCGACGTGGTGGTAAACAGGCCCTACGAGTCGGTCGGGGACGTGGACGTCGCGTCCATCGAGCGGTTCGCGACCGCGGGGTCACGGGAAGGGGCTGACTAA
- a CDS encoding HVO_0758 family zinc finger protein: MDSVRKALRAGDVEKDNYGRLSCTNCDEPLSTENDPDEVGKVRVCPECGSQWKELS; the protein is encoded by the coding sequence ATGGACTCAGTGAGGAAGGCCCTCCGGGCCGGCGATGTCGAGAAGGACAACTACGGACGGCTCTCCTGTACCAACTGTGACGAGCCGCTCTCGACGGAGAACGACCCGGACGAGGTCGGGAAAGTGCGCGTCTGTCCCGAGTGTGGCAGCCAGTGGAAGGAGCTCAGCTAG
- a CDS encoding DUF429 domain-containing protein, with product MSERVLGVDFSGAATAGDALWVTESTPTGDGLAVERCYRGTDEWGRDRETAHAGLVDRITDADVAAVGLDFPFSLPQALLDAQCGGTWSGFVDWLASGSGPTDPGSLSEACRHTAEMATGSRDLRRETDFRRGALCPYTNRTRSMTFYGVRDVLGKLRADDDTAVVPMQGWDADTLVAEVYPAATFGWLGCYREGYKNVDDPRKRREANVAAVEACSVTVGDYRDTYLGNHDALDSLAAVVSAGRLADGARPPTSGPDSEGCIYV from the coding sequence ATGAGTGAACGCGTCCTCGGGGTGGATTTCAGCGGCGCGGCGACTGCCGGCGACGCGCTGTGGGTCACCGAGTCGACACCGACGGGCGACGGACTGGCGGTCGAGCGGTGCTACCGCGGGACCGACGAGTGGGGCCGGGACCGCGAGACGGCCCACGCCGGTCTCGTCGACCGTATCACCGACGCCGACGTGGCAGCCGTCGGGCTGGACTTCCCGTTCAGCCTGCCACAGGCCCTGCTCGACGCGCAGTGTGGCGGCACCTGGTCGGGCTTCGTCGACTGGCTCGCCAGTGGCAGCGGGCCGACCGACCCGGGGTCGCTCTCGGAGGCGTGTCGACACACCGCCGAGATGGCGACCGGGAGCCGGGATCTGCGCCGGGAGACTGACTTCCGCCGCGGCGCGCTGTGTCCGTACACGAACCGGACCCGCAGCATGACCTTCTACGGCGTCCGGGACGTGCTGGGGAAACTACGGGCCGACGACGACACGGCCGTCGTGCCGATGCAGGGCTGGGACGCCGACACACTGGTCGCGGAGGTGTACCCTGCGGCGACGTTCGGCTGGCTGGGCTGTTACCGCGAGGGGTACAAGAACGTCGACGACCCCCGCAAGCGCCGTGAAGCGAACGTCGCGGCGGTCGAGGCCTGTAGCGTCACGGTCGGCGACTACCGCGACACCTACCTCGGGAATCACGACGCGCTGGACTCGCTGGCCGCCGTCGTCTCCGCGGGCCGCCTGGCCGACGGTGCCAGACCTCCTACCTCGGGCCCCGACAGCGAGGGCTGTATCTACGTGTGA
- a CDS encoding DUF7388 family protein — MTTLTGVTLSAAGIDAVALKPTEVDVSRAADLDVGTLAIDYEGAAHVPDAETIERLASTADVRVTTPVRADGFDPLGDDSGVDALPSDAGQVLVAGHSAYLSEEEAARAVAPRLRAAVDDAGDPWVGTEGIERLALAVGGTQYELLSRTTVRDVRTLRTAGFEGKIAVYAPVVLSNSEDAVLDAVGDYAARRGPVRNALPDGAPTDSQATGRARDVLAQAVRDYALVGSVETVAERTERLRDRGVDTVVGYPARGLDPFLS; from the coding sequence ATGACTACGCTTACCGGTGTGACGCTTTCGGCCGCCGGCATCGACGCGGTGGCGCTCAAGCCGACGGAGGTAGACGTATCGCGAGCGGCGGACCTCGACGTCGGGACGCTCGCAATCGACTACGAGGGGGCGGCCCACGTCCCGGACGCCGAGACCATCGAGCGGCTGGCGTCGACCGCCGACGTACGCGTCACCACGCCGGTCCGGGCCGACGGTTTCGACCCGCTGGGCGACGACAGCGGAGTCGACGCCTTGCCGTCGGATGCCGGACAAGTGCTGGTCGCCGGCCACAGCGCGTACCTCTCCGAGGAGGAGGCCGCGCGGGCCGTCGCACCGCGGCTCCGGGCGGCCGTCGACGACGCCGGCGACCCCTGGGTCGGAACCGAGGGTATCGAGCGCCTCGCGCTGGCGGTCGGCGGCACGCAGTACGAACTCCTCTCCCGGACGACGGTCCGCGACGTTCGGACGCTCCGGACGGCGGGCTTCGAGGGGAAAATCGCCGTCTACGCCCCGGTCGTGCTCTCGAACAGCGAAGACGCGGTACTCGACGCGGTCGGGGACTACGCGGCCCGGCGCGGCCCGGTCCGGAACGCGCTGCCCGACGGCGCGCCGACTGACAGCCAGGCCACGGGCCGGGCCAGGGACGTGCTCGCGCAGGCCGTCCGCGACTACGCGCTCGTCGGCTCCGTCGAGACGGTCGCCGAGCGAACCGAGCGGCTCCGCGACCGCGGCGTCGACACGGTTGTCGGCTACCCGGCGCGGGGCCTCGACCCCTTCCTGTCGTAG
- a CDS encoding Hsp20/alpha crystallin family protein encodes MMRDIGSSISDAIFENIGRAAGRVQENKPLPSDLLESDDAYLVVFDAPGTTASDIQVRYVDDRVEVRIDRFRDFYEGFEMRYPGRGLALDGSVTLPSDAAVDPETAQATLKSDGTLQVRVPKAETAHDDEATAVGVETDDGEPEATDADGDPADADDVADDGDA; translated from the coding sequence ATGATGCGGGACATCGGGTCGTCCATCAGCGACGCCATCTTCGAGAACATCGGCCGGGCCGCCGGTCGGGTTCAGGAGAACAAGCCGCTCCCGTCGGACCTCCTGGAGTCCGACGACGCCTACCTCGTGGTCTTCGACGCGCCCGGCACGACGGCCTCGGACATCCAGGTCCGGTACGTCGACGACCGCGTCGAGGTTCGCATCGACCGCTTCCGTGACTTCTACGAGGGCTTCGAGATGCGCTACCCCGGCCGCGGGCTCGCGCTCGACGGGAGCGTCACTCTCCCGAGCGACGCTGCCGTCGACCCGGAGACGGCCCAGGCCACGCTCAAGAGCGACGGGACGCTCCAGGTCCGCGTCCCGAAGGCGGAGACGGCCCACGACGACGAGGCGACGGCCGTCGGCGTCGAGACCGACGACGGCGAACCGGAAGCGACCGACGCGGACGGCGACCCGGCCGATGCCGACGACGTGGCCGACGACGGCGACGCCTGA
- a CDS encoding DUF4112 domain-containing protein: MATEPPALGRVRTVAHLLDESVRVPGTDFRVGLDPLLGLVPVGGDLLAAACSLYIVAEAARLGVRKRTLVRMLCNVALDTVLGSVPVVGDLFDAYWKANVRNAELVAAALDADG; the protein is encoded by the coding sequence ATGGCAACCGAACCGCCTGCCCTGGGCCGCGTCCGAACGGTCGCGCACCTGCTCGACGAGAGCGTCCGGGTCCCCGGAACCGACTTCCGCGTCGGTCTCGACCCGTTGCTGGGCCTGGTCCCGGTCGGGGGCGACCTGCTCGCCGCCGCCTGCTCGCTGTACATCGTCGCCGAGGCCGCCCGGCTCGGCGTCCGCAAGCGGACGCTGGTCCGGATGCTGTGCAACGTCGCGCTGGACACCGTCCTCGGAAGCGTCCCCGTCGTCGGCGACCTCTTCGACGCCTACTGGAAGGCCAACGTCAGGAACGCCGAACTGGTCGCCGCGGCGCTCGACGCCGACGGCTGA
- a CDS encoding NAD(P)/FAD-dependent oxidoreductase, translating to MDVAVVGGGAVGLSTALALARRGASVTVFERDALGSGATGSAAGLCYDAFADDVDAAVAAAALARYRDLGLFEPQPYVWVARDESDAAAVREQIRGMRGNGVAVEELTPAALGDRYPALDTGGIEVAGLARDAGVLDPDAVVATLAEQARDAGATVETHAPVSLASPRTVETPDGRRSFDAVVVAAGPETKPLVADVGVSLALKAYRAQALVTDPVDAELPSLYDASRAFYWRPSGDALLVGNGAHEVDPTDWDPAADPEFVTRSLDRVERTTALAPACDRGWAGLCTATPDGAPLAGQVADGLWVATGWQGHGLMRAPALGEYLAAAVLDRSNPLSEHLPARVDPTRFDGSESFAALEDPTRDWAE from the coding sequence ATGGACGTCGCTGTCGTCGGCGGCGGGGCCGTCGGTCTGTCGACCGCGCTGGCGCTCGCCCGGCGCGGCGCGTCAGTGACGGTGTTCGAACGCGACGCGCTCGGGAGCGGTGCGACCGGCAGCGCGGCCGGCCTCTGTTACGACGCCTTCGCCGACGACGTCGACGCCGCCGTCGCCGCGGCCGCGCTCGCCCGGTACCGCGACCTGGGCCTGTTCGAGCCACAGCCCTATGTCTGGGTCGCGCGCGACGAGAGCGACGCCGCGGCCGTCCGTGAGCAAATCAGGGGGATGCGAGGGAACGGCGTCGCGGTCGAGGAACTCACACCGGCGGCACTCGGTGACCGCTACCCGGCGCTGGACACGGGCGGTATCGAGGTGGCGGGCCTCGCCCGCGACGCCGGCGTGCTCGACCCCGACGCGGTGGTGGCTACGCTCGCCGAACAGGCCCGCGACGCGGGCGCGACCGTCGAGACCCACGCTCCGGTGTCACTCGCGTCGCCGAGGACCGTCGAGACACCGGACGGACGGCGGTCGTTCGACGCGGTGGTCGTCGCGGCCGGCCCGGAGACGAAGCCGCTCGTCGCCGACGTCGGCGTCTCGCTCGCGCTGAAGGCCTACCGGGCGCAGGCGCTCGTGACGGACCCCGTCGACGCCGAACTGCCGTCGTTGTACGACGCCTCGCGGGCGTTCTACTGGCGGCCCAGCGGCGACGCGCTGCTGGTCGGGAACGGCGCACACGAGGTCGACCCGACGGACTGGGACCCCGCGGCGGACCCCGAGTTCGTCACGCGGAGCCTCGACCGCGTCGAGCGGACGACGGCGCTCGCTCCGGCGTGTGACCGGGGCTGGGCCGGGCTGTGTACGGCGACTCCCGACGGCGCGCCGTTGGCCGGGCAGGTCGCCGACGGGCTCTGGGTAGCGACCGGCTGGCAGGGCCACGGACTCATGCGCGCGCCGGCACTGGGCGAGTACCTCGCGGCGGCCGTGCTCGACCGCTCGAACCCCCTCTCCGAGCATCTCCCCGCCCGCGTCGACCCGACCCGGTTCGACGGCTCAGAGTCGTTCGCCGCGCTGGAGGACCCGACGCGCGACTGGGCCGAGTGA
- a CDS encoding MFS transporter produces the protein MVFCINIARVVFAPLIEPIRATTGASDATLGLLATMVWAGSALPRLPTGVLLTRLSRAKVIFGSGVVLTVGTAFTALAFDPSLLLVGAFTMGLASGVYLTAANTLVSELFPDRPGRALGQHGVAAQLAAVGAPALISFVLVVGTWRTALQGIAVAAGVVTVAFTVVALRSPMPDAGSEDSDLLGAARAQWHIIATAVATIGVAGLVWNGLFNFYVTYATSVGLTPGRGRTLLLVAFGAGVPAFYVSGRLADRLPSVPYLLTMLAAFTGCVLVLPSLTGFWSLAAFSVVVGYVIHSIFPAVDAYLLGSLPDRHRASAYATYGAGMMVMQAPGSAVVGGLLDAGVTFPTLLRGMGLALLVVLVAMVSLHLDGRLPSAARA, from the coding sequence ATGGTGTTTTGCATCAACATCGCCAGGGTCGTCTTCGCGCCCCTCATCGAGCCGATTCGGGCGACGACGGGGGCCTCCGACGCGACGCTCGGCCTGCTCGCCACGATGGTCTGGGCCGGGAGCGCCCTCCCGCGGCTTCCCACGGGCGTCCTACTGACCCGGCTGTCGCGGGCGAAGGTCATCTTCGGCTCCGGGGTCGTGCTGACGGTCGGCACGGCGTTCACCGCGCTCGCGTTCGACCCGTCGCTGTTGCTCGTCGGCGCGTTCACCATGGGGCTCGCGAGCGGCGTCTACCTGACCGCGGCGAACACGCTGGTCAGCGAACTGTTTCCGGACCGGCCCGGCCGCGCGCTCGGCCAACACGGCGTCGCCGCCCAACTCGCCGCCGTCGGCGCGCCCGCGCTCATCTCGTTCGTCCTCGTCGTCGGCACGTGGCGGACCGCGCTCCAGGGGATAGCCGTCGCCGCGGGCGTGGTGACGGTCGCCTTCACCGTCGTCGCACTCCGCTCCCCGATGCCCGACGCCGGGAGCGAGGACAGCGACCTGCTGGGCGCGGCACGGGCCCAGTGGCACATCATCGCCACCGCCGTTGCCACCATCGGCGTCGCGGGCCTGGTCTGGAACGGACTGTTCAACTTCTACGTCACCTACGCCACGAGCGTCGGCCTCACGCCCGGACGGGGTCGGACGCTCCTGTTGGTCGCGTTCGGTGCCGGCGTACCGGCCTTCTACGTCAGCGGTCGCCTCGCCGACCGGCTCCCGTCGGTTCCGTACCTCCTGACGATGCTCGCGGCCTTCACCGGCTGCGTGCTGGTGTTGCCGTCGCTGACCGGATTCTGGTCGCTGGCCGCGTTCAGCGTCGTCGTCGGCTACGTCATCCACAGCATCTTCCCGGCGGTAGACGCGTACCTGCTGGGCTCGCTCCCGGACCGCCACCGCGCGAGCGCCTACGCCACCTACGGCGCGGGGATGATGGTGATGCAAGCGCCCGGTAGTGCCGTCGTCGGCGGCCTGTTGGATGCCGGCGTCACGTTCCCGACGCTGCTTCGGGGTATGGGGCTCGCGCTGCTCGTCGTCCTCGTGGCGATGGTGTCGCTGCACCTCGACGGCCGGCTGCCCAGCGCCGCCCGAGCCTAA
- a CDS encoding ABC transporter ATP-binding protein — translation MSADQGGFEGVRENVDGHPMVKLVGYATPYWLRLLVGILAAFCTRFARLVPPIIVAAAIDRVVLGSGEPGLLTDAGLLPPGEITGEAARIAFLQRLVAIAAIAYLVRSAARFGSRYLLQSSAQKIQRDLRNDTYDHLQHLSLSFFANHQTGGMMSILNSDINRLESFLNTEFRQLIRVVATVGGIAVVLYTYSPKLALIALAPVPVIGVASGFFLTWIEPRYRSIRQTVSRLNTRLENNLSGAPVIKAFDRYEFERERVTEQSQEYHNEKVAALRIRRAFFAGLRLLTGVVFVLILYVAGMDFITNPGGEAALSAGAFTAFFLYIRRLYSPMRRVGKSANKYQLAKSSAERVFGLLGQEPEVTDPEDPYEPERVDGAVEFDGVTFGYGDEPPVVRDVSLDVPDGATVGLAGATGAGKSTLLKLVPRFHDVDDGAVRVDDVDVREYGLQSLRSEIAIVEQQPYLFSGTVAENIAYGDREVLDAEQSDDEARAAGWETARDRVRDAAAAAQAHEFIRDLPEGYDTQIGERGIKLSGGQRQRVAIARALLNDPEIIIFDEATSDVDTETEDRIQESIERLVADRTAFVIAHRLSTIRDADRIVVMDDGEIVERGSHADLLAAGGDYADLWHAQADDRTVSADD, via the coding sequence ATGTCTGCCGACCAGGGCGGCTTCGAGGGCGTCCGTGAGAACGTCGACGGCCACCCGATGGTCAAGCTCGTCGGCTACGCCACGCCCTACTGGCTCCGGCTGCTCGTCGGCATCCTGGCGGCGTTCTGTACCCGTTTCGCCCGCCTCGTCCCGCCGATAATCGTCGCCGCGGCCATCGACCGCGTCGTCCTCGGCAGCGGCGAGCCGGGGCTGCTGACCGACGCCGGGCTGTTACCGCCCGGCGAAATCACCGGCGAGGCCGCGCGCATCGCCTTCCTCCAGCGGCTCGTCGCCATCGCGGCCATCGCGTACCTCGTCCGGTCGGCGGCGCGGTTCGGCTCCAGATACCTGCTGCAGTCCAGCGCCCAGAAGATACAGCGGGACCTCCGCAACGACACGTACGACCACCTCCAACACCTCTCGCTGTCGTTCTTTGCGAACCACCAGACCGGCGGGATGATGTCGATACTCAACAGCGACATCAACCGCCTGGAGTCGTTTCTCAACACGGAGTTCCGCCAACTGATTCGGGTCGTGGCGACCGTCGGCGGTATCGCGGTCGTCCTCTACACGTACTCGCCGAAACTGGCGCTCATCGCACTCGCACCGGTTCCGGTCATCGGGGTCGCCAGCGGCTTCTTCCTGACGTGGATAGAGCCGCGCTATCGCTCCATCCGCCAGACGGTATCGCGGCTCAACACCCGCCTGGAGAACAATCTCAGCGGCGCGCCGGTCATCAAGGCCTTCGACCGCTACGAGTTCGAGCGCGAGCGGGTGACCGAACAGAGCCAGGAGTACCACAACGAGAAGGTCGCTGCCCTCCGTATCCGCCGGGCTTTCTTCGCCGGCCTGCGGCTGTTGACCGGCGTCGTGTTCGTCCTGATTCTGTACGTCGCCGGGATGGACTTCATCACGAACCCCGGCGGCGAGGCGGCGCTGTCGGCGGGGGCCTTCACCGCCTTCTTCCTCTACATCCGTCGGCTGTACTCCCCGATGCGCCGGGTCGGCAAATCCGCGAACAAGTACCAACTCGCCAAGTCCAGCGCCGAGCGCGTGTTCGGTCTGCTGGGCCAGGAGCCCGAGGTCACCGACCCCGAGGACCCCTACGAGCCCGAACGCGTCGACGGGGCCGTCGAGTTCGACGGCGTGACCTTCGGCTACGGCGACGAGCCGCCGGTCGTCCGGGACGTGTCGCTGGACGTGCCCGACGGCGCGACCGTCGGCCTGGCCGGTGCCACCGGAGCCGGCAAGTCGACGCTGCTGAAACTGGTGCCGCGGTTCCACGACGTGGACGACGGGGCCGTCCGCGTCGACGACGTCGACGTCCGCGAGTACGGCCTCCAGAGCCTCAGGAGCGAAATCGCCATCGTCGAACAGCAGCCGTACCTGTTCTCGGGGACCGTCGCCGAGAACATCGCCTACGGCGACCGCGAAGTGTTGGACGCCGAGCAGTCGGACGACGAGGCACGGGCAGCCGGGTGGGAGACAGCCCGCGACCGCGTCCGCGACGCCGCGGCGGCCGCCCAGGCCCACGAGTTCATCCGGGACCTGCCGGAGGGGTACGACACGCAGATAGGCGAGCGCGGCATCAAGCTCTCCGGCGGCCAGCGCCAGCGGGTCGCCATCGCCCGCGCGCTGCTGAACGACCCCGAAATCATCATCTTCGACGAGGCGACCAGCGACGTCGACACGGAGACGGAGGACCGAATCCAGGAGAGCATCGAGCGGCTGGTCGCGGACCGAACCGCCTTCGTCATCGCCCACCGCCTCTCGACGATTCGGGACGCGGACCGCATCGTCGTGATGGACGACGGCGAAATCGTCGAGCGCGGCAGCCACGCCGACCTGCTCGCGGCCGGCGGCGACTACGCCGACCTCTGGCACGCCCAGGCCGACGACCGGACGGTCAGCGCCGACGACTAG